In one window of Meleagris gallopavo isolate NT-WF06-2002-E0010 breed Aviagen turkey brand Nicholas breeding stock chromosome 4, Turkey_5.1, whole genome shotgun sequence DNA:
- the ERI1 gene encoding 3'-5' exoribonuclease 1, with the protein MTNGCINRMTRDELRNKLAEFKLDTRGVKDVLKKRLKNYYKKQKLMQKEPANGDSYYDYICIVDFEATCEEGNPPEFIHEIIEFPVVLLNTHTLEIEDTFQQYVKPEINPKLSEFCVGLTGITQDIVDKADTFPQVLQNVVDWMRQRELGTKYSYCMLTDGSWDMSKFLNIQCRVSRIKHPSFAKKWINIRKSYGNFYKVPRNQTKLMIMLEKLGMSYDGRPHSGLDDSKNIARIAIRMLQDGCQLRVNEKMHAGQLMTVSSSAPLEGAPAPQMPRYRN; encoded by the exons ATGACCAACGGCTGCATCAACAGAATGACCAGAGATGAGCTTAGGAATAAACTTGCGGAGTTCAAACTTGACACCAG AGGAGTGAAGGATGTGCTGAAGAAGAGACTGAAGAACTATTATAAGAAGCAGAAGCTGATGCAGAAAGAACCTGCTAATGGAGACAGCTACTATGACTACATCTGCATTGTTGACTTTGAAGCAACATGTGAAGAAGGAAACCCACCTGAATTTATACACGAAATAATTGAGTTTCCTGTTGTCTTATTAAACACACATACCTTGGAAATA GAGGATACATTCCAGCAATATGTGAAGCCAGAGATCAATCCCAAGCTTTCTGAATTTTGTGTTGGTCTGACAGGGATCACTCAG GACATTGTTGATAAGGCTGATACATTTCCTCAAGTTCTGCAGAATGTTGTAGACTGGATGAGGCAGCGAGAACTGGGAACGAAGTACAGCTATTGCATGTTGACAGATGG GTCTTGGGATATGAGTAAATTTTTGAATATCCAGTGCCGTGTCAGCCGTATCAAACACCCTTCGTTTGCCAAGAAGTGGATCAATATTCGCAAATCGTATGGCAACTTCTACAAG gTTCCCAGGAACCAGACCAAGCTGATGATCATGCTTGAAAAACTGGGCATGAGCTATGATGGGAGACCTCACAGTGGACTCGATGACTCTAAAAACATTGCAAGGATTGCTATAAGGATGCTGCAGGATGGCTGTCAGCTGCGGGTGAATGAGAAAATGCATGCGGGACAGCTTATGACAGtctcctcctctgctcccttAGAGGGAGCCCCAGCTCCACAGATGCCCCGCTACAGAAACTAA
- the PPP1R3B gene encoding protein phosphatase 1 regulatory subunit 3B isoform X1 — protein MRCVSVIDYFPHKQAMAVDVAMQLYLCSSPLRRERCACKIAPKPNKPLRPCIQLNSKAVLTGPEEAENSFTHNKVKKKVSFADSRGFALTMVKVFSEFDDPLDIPFNITELIDNIVSLTTVERDSFVLDFVQPSADYLDFRNRLQTDCVCLENCMLKERSVVGTVKVRNLAFEKSVKIRMTFDTWKNFVDYPCQYVKDTYGGSDRDTFSFDISLPDGIQSHERVEFAISFECNGKVYWDSNRGTNYRIIRSELKSAQEALRPPCSPDFSSAFDQFGSPRCAYGLFAEWPSYSGYEKLGPYY, from the exons ATGCGCTGCGTCAG TGTAATAGACTATTTTCCTCACAAACAAGCAATGGCTGTGGATGTAGCAATGCAGCTGTACCTGTGCTCCTCACCCTTGCGAAGAGAGAGGTGTGCCTGCAAAATTGCCCCAAAGCCAAACAAGCCATTGCGGCCGTGCATCCAGCTGAACAGCAAGGCAGTACTGACTGGACCAGAAGAGGCAGAAAACTCCTTCACACATAACAAGGTGAAGAAGAAGGTGTCATTTGCGGATAGCAGAGGCTTTGCTCTGACAATGGTGAAGGTGTTCTCAGAATTTGATGATCCTCTAGATATTCCTTTCAACATCACTGAACTGATCGACAACATTGTTAGTCTGACAACAGTAGAGAGGGACAGCTTTGTCCTGGACTTCGTTCAGCCCTCTGCAGACTACCTGGACTTCAGAAACCGTCTTCAGACAGACTGTGTGTGCCTTGAAAATTGTATGTTAAAGGAGCGGTCTGTTGTGGGCACAGTGAAAGTGAGGAATCTGGCTTTTGAAAAGTCTGTAAAGATCAGGATGACATTTGACACCTGGAAAAACTTTGTAGATTACCCGTGCCAATATGTCAAGGATACGTACGGAGGATCAGATCGGGACACGTTTTCTTTTGACATCAGCTTGCCCGATGGAATTCAATCCCATGAAAGAGTTGAGTTTGCTATTTCCTTTGAGTGCAATGGCAAGGTGTACTGGGACAGCAACAGGGGCacaaattacagaatcatacGCTCAGAACTGAAGTCTGCTCAGGAAGCCCTCCGCCCCCCGTGCAGCCCTGACTTCAGCAGTGCCTTTGACCAGTTTGGGAGTCCTCGGTGTGCCTATGGCCTATTTGCCGAGTGGCCAAGCTATTCAGGCTACGAAAAGCTAGGGCCCTACTATTGA
- the PPP1R3B gene encoding protein phosphatase 1 regulatory subunit 3B isoform X2: protein MAVDVAMQLYLCSSPLRRERCACKIAPKPNKPLRPCIQLNSKAVLTGPEEAENSFTHNKVKKKVSFADSRGFALTMVKVFSEFDDPLDIPFNITELIDNIVSLTTVERDSFVLDFVQPSADYLDFRNRLQTDCVCLENCMLKERSVVGTVKVRNLAFEKSVKIRMTFDTWKNFVDYPCQYVKDTYGGSDRDTFSFDISLPDGIQSHERVEFAISFECNGKVYWDSNRGTNYRIIRSELKSAQEALRPPCSPDFSSAFDQFGSPRCAYGLFAEWPSYSGYEKLGPYY, encoded by the coding sequence ATGGCTGTGGATGTAGCAATGCAGCTGTACCTGTGCTCCTCACCCTTGCGAAGAGAGAGGTGTGCCTGCAAAATTGCCCCAAAGCCAAACAAGCCATTGCGGCCGTGCATCCAGCTGAACAGCAAGGCAGTACTGACTGGACCAGAAGAGGCAGAAAACTCCTTCACACATAACAAGGTGAAGAAGAAGGTGTCATTTGCGGATAGCAGAGGCTTTGCTCTGACAATGGTGAAGGTGTTCTCAGAATTTGATGATCCTCTAGATATTCCTTTCAACATCACTGAACTGATCGACAACATTGTTAGTCTGACAACAGTAGAGAGGGACAGCTTTGTCCTGGACTTCGTTCAGCCCTCTGCAGACTACCTGGACTTCAGAAACCGTCTTCAGACAGACTGTGTGTGCCTTGAAAATTGTATGTTAAAGGAGCGGTCTGTTGTGGGCACAGTGAAAGTGAGGAATCTGGCTTTTGAAAAGTCTGTAAAGATCAGGATGACATTTGACACCTGGAAAAACTTTGTAGATTACCCGTGCCAATATGTCAAGGATACGTACGGAGGATCAGATCGGGACACGTTTTCTTTTGACATCAGCTTGCCCGATGGAATTCAATCCCATGAAAGAGTTGAGTTTGCTATTTCCTTTGAGTGCAATGGCAAGGTGTACTGGGACAGCAACAGGGGCacaaattacagaatcatacGCTCAGAACTGAAGTCTGCTCAGGAAGCCCTCCGCCCCCCGTGCAGCCCTGACTTCAGCAGTGCCTTTGACCAGTTTGGGAGTCCTCGGTGTGCCTATGGCCTATTTGCCGAGTGGCCAAGCTATTCAGGCTACGAAAAGCTAGGGCCCTACTATTGA